From the Bacillus sp. 2205SS5-2 genome, the window TTTCAAGCAACGGATCAGGATATCACTGTGCTGGCAAATCGCGGGGCGAACGGCATTGATGGGATAGTTTCAGCCGCTCTGGGAGTCGGTGCTGTTAAACCAAACACGTATTTAATTATTGGCGATTTATCCTTTTTCCATGATTTAAACGGGCTTTTGGCAGCAAAAATGAACAAAATCAATATCACCATTATTTTGATCAACAATGATGGAGGAGGAATCTTCTCCTATTTACCACAAGCAAAGGACCCAACCCATTATGAATTACTATTTGGAACACCGACAAATATTGACTTTAAAAAGAGTGTTGAGCAATTTGGTGGTCAATTTGTCTCCGTCCAAACGAGAGATGAGTGGGAAAAATCAATGGAATTAACTCGTTTCCAAGAAGGGATTTCGGTTATTGAAGTATGTAGAAGTAGGTCTGAAAGTGTCGATAGTCACCGTTCTTTCTGGCGTTCTGTTTCCCAGGAAATAAGAAATTGGCTGGAAGTTGAAGAGCTTTGAGGATTTCTGTCGATGGGGTAGAGTACTATGTAAAGAGGGTAGGTAAGGGAGAAGCAGTAGTATTACTTCACGGGTTTACAGGAAACCATGCTACTTGGAGTGAAACTGCCTACTTATTGAGCAAATCCTATCAATGTATTATGATCGACTTGCTTGGTCATGGGAAGTCTGATTCTCCCCATGAGGTGGAGCGATATTCTTTTGAAAGTTGTGTTCAGGATATACAAAGGATTTTATGTGAGTTAGGAATAGAGAAAACGCATATAATCGGCTATTCGCTGGGTGGGCGCTTAGCTCTCGGATTTGCGGTTATGTTTCCGTCTATGATTTCGTCGCTAATTTTGGAAAGCACCTCTCCTGGGCTTCAAACGGAACAGGAAAGAAGCTTGCGCCGAGAAGATGATGAAAACTTAGCCTGGAAAATCAGACATAAAGGCTTATCTTGGTTTGTTGACTATTGGGAGAACATCCCTCTATTTCAGTCACAGAAGAGTCTCCCTCAATCATCTCAACTAAAGATCAGGAGGCAACGATTGAGCAATAACCTAAATGGCTTGAGGAATAGCCTGCTAGGTATGGGAACGGGACGGCAACCCTCGTATTGGGGAGATCTTTCTAAACTATCCTTCCCTGTTTTTCTAATGGCGGGTAGGCTGGATGAAAAGTTTTGTTCGATTGCCCGCAAAATGAACAATCATCTCCTGTATGGGTCACTTTGTCAAGTAGAGAATGCGGGACATGCAATACATGTGGAACAATCTCAAAAATTTGGTACAATAGTAGAAGAGTTTTTGTTTAATACATAAGGAGGATTTAAAATGGCTTATGAATGGGTAAATGAAAGAAAGTATGAAGATATTTTATATGAAACACTTCATGGAATTGCGAAGATTACGATAAATCGACCAGAAGTACGTAATGCTTTCCGACCTAAAACCGTTATGGAACTCATTGATGCATTTGCGTATGCACGCGACGATTCACATATTGGTGTAATTGTTTTAGCTGGTGCAGGTGACGATGCATTTTGTTCAGGTGGAGACCAAAAGGTTCGTGGACATGGTGGCTATGTTGGTGAGGACCA encodes:
- the menH gene encoding 2-succinyl-6-hydroxy-2,4-cyclohexadiene-1-carboxylate synthase, translated to MRISVDGVEYYVKRVGKGEAVVLLHGFTGNHATWSETAYLLSKSYQCIMIDLLGHGKSDSPHEVERYSFESCVQDIQRILCELGIEKTHIIGYSLGGRLALGFAVMFPSMISSLILESTSPGLQTEQERSLRREDDENLAWKIRHKGLSWFVDYWENIPLFQSQKSLPQSSQLKIRRQRLSNNLNGLRNSLLGMGTGRQPSYWGDLSKLSFPVFLMAGRLDEKFCSIARKMNNHLLYGSLCQVENAGHAIHVEQSQKFGTIVEEFLFNT